In one window of Solanum pennellii chromosome 2, SPENNV200 DNA:
- the LOC107012025 gene encoding ubiquitin receptor RAD23c isoform X2, with translation MKIFVKTLKGTHFEIEVKPEDSVADVKKNIESVQGQDVYPAAQQMLIHQGKVLKDTTTLEENKVAENSFVVIMLSKNKVSSTGTSSIPAALSNTAQPDGSTDQARQTITTPQATAAPPQSASESAPTPAPVPAAASSVTDVYDQAASNLVAGSNLESTVQQILDMGGGSWDRDTVVRALRAAYNNPERAVDYLYSGIPEQTEIPPVARAPAAPAVTAPASGQAINPAAQDASQLAVPSSGPNANPLDLFPQGLTNAGSNAGAGNLDFLRNSPQFQALRAMVQANPQILQPMLQELGKQNPHLMRLIQEHQPDFLRLINEPVEGEGNVLGQTAGAIPQAVTVTPEEREAIERLEAMGFDRALVLEVYFACNKNEELAANYLLDHLHEFDE, from the exons ATGAAGATTTTCGTGAAGACTTTGAAAGGCACGCACTTCGAGATCGAAGTGAAACCGGAAGATAGC GTTGCGGATGTGAAGAAAAACATAGAATCAGTTCAGGGGCAAGATGTCTACCCTGCTGCACAACAGATGCTTATCCATCAGGGTAAAGTTCTCAAGGACACTACGACGCTTGAGGAAAATAAAGTTGCTGAAAATAGTTTTGTGGTCATTATGCTTTCCAAG AATAAGGTCTCATCAACTGGAACCTCATCTATACCAGCAGCTCTTTCAAATACG GCACAACCTGACGGTTCCACTGACCAAGCTAGACAGACGATAACAACACCTCAAGCTACTGCTGCACC TCCACAATCTGCTTCTGAGTCTGCTCCTACTCCTGCCCCTGTGCCTGCTGCTGCTAG TTCTGTAACAGACGTGTATGACCAAGCAGCATCAAACCTTGTTGCTGGAAGTAACTTGGAGAGCACAGTTCAACAGATTCTTGATATGGGTGGGGGAAGCTGGGATAGGGATACAGTTGTGCGTGCTTTGCGTGCAGCATATAACAATCCAGAGAGAGCTGTTGATTACTTGTATTCT GGTATTCCTGAACAAACCGAAATTCCGCCTGTTGCCCGTGCACCTGCTGCTCCTGCCGTTACTGCTCCTGCCAGTGGTCAGGCTATAAACCCTGCAGCTCAGGATGCTTCACAACTAGCAGTTCCTTCCAGTGGACCAAATGCTAATCCTCTAGATCTGTTCCCTCAG GGCTTAACAAATGCTGGTTCAAATGCCGGTGCTGGAAACTTGGATTTTTTACGCAATAGTCCACAG TTCCAGGCCCTTCGAGCGATGGTGCAAGCCAATCCGCAGATATTGCAG CCTATGCTCCAGGAGTTGGGTAAGCAAAATCCACATTTGATGCGGCTTATTCAAGAACATCAACCGGACTTCCTGCGCCTCATTAATGAACCTGTTGAAGGGGAGGG GAATGTGTTAGGGCAGACAGCAGGTGCAATACCACAAGCTGTGACTGTTACACCTGAAGAGCGGGAGGCTATTGAACGT CTTGAAGCTATGGGGTTTGATCGAGCTTTAGTATTGGAAGTATACTTTGCCTGCAACAAAAATGAGGAGCTGGCTGCTAACTATCTATTAGATCACTTGCATGAGTTTGACGAGTGA
- the LOC107012025 gene encoding ubiquitin receptor RAD23d isoform X1 translates to MKIFVKTLKGTHFEIEVKPEDSVADVKKNIESVQGQDVYPAAQQMLIHQGKVLKDTTTLEENKVAENSFVVIMLSKNKVSSTGTSSIPAALSNTAQPDGSTDQARQTITTPQATAAPIGICLLCSPQSASESAPTPAPVPAAASSVTDVYDQAASNLVAGSNLESTVQQILDMGGGSWDRDTVVRALRAAYNNPERAVDYLYSGIPEQTEIPPVARAPAAPAVTAPASGQAINPAAQDASQLAVPSSGPNANPLDLFPQGLTNAGSNAGAGNLDFLRNSPQFQALRAMVQANPQILQPMLQELGKQNPHLMRLIQEHQPDFLRLINEPVEGEGNVLGQTAGAIPQAVTVTPEEREAIERLEAMGFDRALVLEVYFACNKNEELAANYLLDHLHEFDE, encoded by the exons ATGAAGATTTTCGTGAAGACTTTGAAAGGCACGCACTTCGAGATCGAAGTGAAACCGGAAGATAGC GTTGCGGATGTGAAGAAAAACATAGAATCAGTTCAGGGGCAAGATGTCTACCCTGCTGCACAACAGATGCTTATCCATCAGGGTAAAGTTCTCAAGGACACTACGACGCTTGAGGAAAATAAAGTTGCTGAAAATAGTTTTGTGGTCATTATGCTTTCCAAG AATAAGGTCTCATCAACTGGAACCTCATCTATACCAGCAGCTCTTTCAAATACG GCACAACCTGACGGTTCCACTGACCAAGCTAGACAGACGATAACAACACCTCAAGCTACTGCTGCACC TATTGGGATTTGCTTGCTCTGCAGTCCACAATCTGCTTCTGAGTCTGCTCCTACTCCTGCCCCTGTGCCTGCTGCTGCTAG TTCTGTAACAGACGTGTATGACCAAGCAGCATCAAACCTTGTTGCTGGAAGTAACTTGGAGAGCACAGTTCAACAGATTCTTGATATGGGTGGGGGAAGCTGGGATAGGGATACAGTTGTGCGTGCTTTGCGTGCAGCATATAACAATCCAGAGAGAGCTGTTGATTACTTGTATTCT GGTATTCCTGAACAAACCGAAATTCCGCCTGTTGCCCGTGCACCTGCTGCTCCTGCCGTTACTGCTCCTGCCAGTGGTCAGGCTATAAACCCTGCAGCTCAGGATGCTTCACAACTAGCAGTTCCTTCCAGTGGACCAAATGCTAATCCTCTAGATCTGTTCCCTCAG GGCTTAACAAATGCTGGTTCAAATGCCGGTGCTGGAAACTTGGATTTTTTACGCAATAGTCCACAG TTCCAGGCCCTTCGAGCGATGGTGCAAGCCAATCCGCAGATATTGCAG CCTATGCTCCAGGAGTTGGGTAAGCAAAATCCACATTTGATGCGGCTTATTCAAGAACATCAACCGGACTTCCTGCGCCTCATTAATGAACCTGTTGAAGGGGAGGG GAATGTGTTAGGGCAGACAGCAGGTGCAATACCACAAGCTGTGACTGTTACACCTGAAGAGCGGGAGGCTATTGAACGT CTTGAAGCTATGGGGTTTGATCGAGCTTTAGTATTGGAAGTATACTTTGCCTGCAACAAAAATGAGGAGCTGGCTGCTAACTATCTATTAGATCACTTGCATGAGTTTGACGAGTGA
- the LOC107008745 gene encoding NADPH-dependent diflavin oxidoreductase 1 isoform X2 has translation MRRRGFNTLPHQKEEMIFMSTIRRNEELYWRYYSLRRHTKKQEVGPVLLEAKLVLDDFPSVQMPFEWLVQLVPPLKTRAFSISSSHSAHPNQVHLTVSVVSWTTPYKRKRTGLCSSWLAELDPQKSVLIPAWFQKGSLPSPPPSLPLILIGPGTGCAPFRGFVEERALQSQSGPTAPILFFFGCRSEENDFLYRDFWLFHSQKGGVLSEEKGGGFFAAFSRDQQQKVYVQHKMREESFKIWNLLTEGAAVYVAGSADKMPSDVLLAFEEIVSKEGRVPKEAAVKWLRALEKAGKYHVEAWS, from the exons ATGAGAAGGAGAGGCTTCAATACTTTGCCTCACCAGAAGGAAGAGATGATCTTTATGAGTACAATCAGAAGGAACGAAGAACTGTACTGGAG GTACTATAGTTTAAGAAGACATACTAAGAAGCAAGAAGTTGGCCCAGTTCTTTTGGAAGCGAAACTG GTATTGGATGATTTTCCATCCGTTCAGATGCCTTTTGAATGGTTGGTTCAGTTGGTACCTCCACTAAAAACTAGGGCTTTTTCCATCTCTTCTTCTCACTCAGCTCATCCAAACCAAGTGCATTTAACTGTTAGTGTGGTATCATGGACAACACCTTATAAGAGGAAGCGCACGGGTCTTTGCTCGTCATGGTTAGCTGAACTTGATCCTCAGAAAA GTGTCCTCATACCAGCATGGTTTCAAAAAGGTTCTCTTCCTTCCCCTCCACCTTCACTTCCTCTTATTCTAATTGGACCTGGCACAGGGTGTGCACCTTTTCGTGGATTTGTGGAGGAAAGAGCCCTTCAGAGTCAATCCGGTCCTACTGCTCccattcttttcttctttggttGTAGAAGTGAAGAAAATGACTTCTTATACCGAGATTTTTGGTTGTTCCATTCACAAAAGGGTGGAGTCCTTTCTGAAGAAAAAGGTGGCGGCTTTTTTGCTGCCTTCTCCAGAGACCAGCAACAGAAGGTTTATGTGCAGCATAAAATGAGAGAAGAAAGCTTTAAGATATGGAATCTATTAACCGAAGGGGCAGCTGTGTATGTTGCAGGCTCTGCCGATAAAATGCCTTCTGATGTGCTGTTGGCATTTGAAGAAATTGTATCTAAAGAAGGCCGGGTTCCAAAGGAAGCTGCAGTGAAGTGGCTTAGGGCATTGGAAAAGGCAGGCAAGTATCATGTCGAAGCATGGTCTTAA
- the LOC107012025 gene encoding ubiquitin receptor RAD23c isoform X4, whose protein sequence is MKIFVKTLKGTHFEIEVKPEDSVADVKKNIESVQGQDVYPAAQQMLIHQGKVLKDTTTLEENKVAENSFVVIMLSKAQPDGSTDQARQTITTPQATAAPPQSASESAPTPAPVPAAASSVTDVYDQAASNLVAGSNLESTVQQILDMGGGSWDRDTVVRALRAAYNNPERAVDYLYSGIPEQTEIPPVARAPAAPAVTAPASGQAINPAAQDASQLAVPSSGPNANPLDLFPQGLTNAGSNAGAGNLDFLRNSPQFQALRAMVQANPQILQPMLQELGKQNPHLMRLIQEHQPDFLRLINEPVEGEGNVLGQTAGAIPQAVTVTPEEREAIERLEAMGFDRALVLEVYFACNKNEELAANYLLDHLHEFDE, encoded by the exons ATGAAGATTTTCGTGAAGACTTTGAAAGGCACGCACTTCGAGATCGAAGTGAAACCGGAAGATAGC GTTGCGGATGTGAAGAAAAACATAGAATCAGTTCAGGGGCAAGATGTCTACCCTGCTGCACAACAGATGCTTATCCATCAGGGTAAAGTTCTCAAGGACACTACGACGCTTGAGGAAAATAAAGTTGCTGAAAATAGTTTTGTGGTCATTATGCTTTCCAAG GCACAACCTGACGGTTCCACTGACCAAGCTAGACAGACGATAACAACACCTCAAGCTACTGCTGCACC TCCACAATCTGCTTCTGAGTCTGCTCCTACTCCTGCCCCTGTGCCTGCTGCTGCTAG TTCTGTAACAGACGTGTATGACCAAGCAGCATCAAACCTTGTTGCTGGAAGTAACTTGGAGAGCACAGTTCAACAGATTCTTGATATGGGTGGGGGAAGCTGGGATAGGGATACAGTTGTGCGTGCTTTGCGTGCAGCATATAACAATCCAGAGAGAGCTGTTGATTACTTGTATTCT GGTATTCCTGAACAAACCGAAATTCCGCCTGTTGCCCGTGCACCTGCTGCTCCTGCCGTTACTGCTCCTGCCAGTGGTCAGGCTATAAACCCTGCAGCTCAGGATGCTTCACAACTAGCAGTTCCTTCCAGTGGACCAAATGCTAATCCTCTAGATCTGTTCCCTCAG GGCTTAACAAATGCTGGTTCAAATGCCGGTGCTGGAAACTTGGATTTTTTACGCAATAGTCCACAG TTCCAGGCCCTTCGAGCGATGGTGCAAGCCAATCCGCAGATATTGCAG CCTATGCTCCAGGAGTTGGGTAAGCAAAATCCACATTTGATGCGGCTTATTCAAGAACATCAACCGGACTTCCTGCGCCTCATTAATGAACCTGTTGAAGGGGAGGG GAATGTGTTAGGGCAGACAGCAGGTGCAATACCACAAGCTGTGACTGTTACACCTGAAGAGCGGGAGGCTATTGAACGT CTTGAAGCTATGGGGTTTGATCGAGCTTTAGTATTGGAAGTATACTTTGCCTGCAACAAAAATGAGGAGCTGGCTGCTAACTATCTATTAGATCACTTGCATGAGTTTGACGAGTGA
- the LOC107012025 gene encoding ubiquitin receptor RAD23c isoform X6, with protein MKIFVKTLKGTHFEIEVKPEDSVADVKKNIESVQGQDVYPAAQQMLIHQGKVLKDTTTLEENKVAENSFVVIMLSKAQPDGSTDQARQTITTPQATAAPSVTDVYDQAASNLVAGSNLESTVQQILDMGGGSWDRDTVVRALRAAYNNPERAVDYLYSGIPEQTEIPPVARAPAAPAVTAPASGQAINPAAQDASQLAVPSSGPNANPLDLFPQGLTNAGSNAGAGNLDFLRNSPQFQALRAMVQANPQILQPMLQELGKQNPHLMRLIQEHQPDFLRLINEPVEGEGNVLGQTAGAIPQAVTVTPEEREAIERLEAMGFDRALVLEVYFACNKNEELAANYLLDHLHEFDE; from the exons ATGAAGATTTTCGTGAAGACTTTGAAAGGCACGCACTTCGAGATCGAAGTGAAACCGGAAGATAGC GTTGCGGATGTGAAGAAAAACATAGAATCAGTTCAGGGGCAAGATGTCTACCCTGCTGCACAACAGATGCTTATCCATCAGGGTAAAGTTCTCAAGGACACTACGACGCTTGAGGAAAATAAAGTTGCTGAAAATAGTTTTGTGGTCATTATGCTTTCCAAG GCACAACCTGACGGTTCCACTGACCAAGCTAGACAGACGATAACAACACCTCAAGCTACTGCTGCACC TTCTGTAACAGACGTGTATGACCAAGCAGCATCAAACCTTGTTGCTGGAAGTAACTTGGAGAGCACAGTTCAACAGATTCTTGATATGGGTGGGGGAAGCTGGGATAGGGATACAGTTGTGCGTGCTTTGCGTGCAGCATATAACAATCCAGAGAGAGCTGTTGATTACTTGTATTCT GGTATTCCTGAACAAACCGAAATTCCGCCTGTTGCCCGTGCACCTGCTGCTCCTGCCGTTACTGCTCCTGCCAGTGGTCAGGCTATAAACCCTGCAGCTCAGGATGCTTCACAACTAGCAGTTCCTTCCAGTGGACCAAATGCTAATCCTCTAGATCTGTTCCCTCAG GGCTTAACAAATGCTGGTTCAAATGCCGGTGCTGGAAACTTGGATTTTTTACGCAATAGTCCACAG TTCCAGGCCCTTCGAGCGATGGTGCAAGCCAATCCGCAGATATTGCAG CCTATGCTCCAGGAGTTGGGTAAGCAAAATCCACATTTGATGCGGCTTATTCAAGAACATCAACCGGACTTCCTGCGCCTCATTAATGAACCTGTTGAAGGGGAGGG GAATGTGTTAGGGCAGACAGCAGGTGCAATACCACAAGCTGTGACTGTTACACCTGAAGAGCGGGAGGCTATTGAACGT CTTGAAGCTATGGGGTTTGATCGAGCTTTAGTATTGGAAGTATACTTTGCCTGCAACAAAAATGAGGAGCTGGCTGCTAACTATCTATTAGATCACTTGCATGAGTTTGACGAGTGA
- the LOC107009207 gene encoding probable dolichyl pyrophosphate Man9GlcNAc2 alpha-1,3-glucosyltransferase, translating to MEKKTKKATKPSRDGSESNIWSFLTQKGTTASFICITLFAILVRIAVSIHPYSGAGTPPKYGDYEAQRHWMEITLNLPVKEWYRNSTVNDLKYWGLDYPPLTAYQSYIHGLFLRYFDPQSVELYTSRGYESYIGKLLMRWTVLLSDVLIFFPAVIYFIIVYYSGIHEGSKSGRLWHFAMILLNPCLILIDHGHFQYNCISLGLTVAAVSAILSDRDIVGSILFSFALNHKQMSAYFAPAFFGYLFGKCLKRHNPFLEVLKLGLAVLGTFTVLWWPYLYSVEAPFEVLSRLAPFERGIYEDYVANFWCTTSVIVKWKRLFSTQALRILSLVSTVSTCLPSMLLLILAPSRRNFLFGLLSSSLSFYFFSFQVHEKSILLPLLPASFLAIDEPLIFRWLTYFALLSMFPLLRRDELILPYIALYGLFVLLYNAPVQREDTRETRSPFTTLKYFAIACSLLLHIVYLMVTPPRRYPFLFEAVMMLLCFCQFFFVFMYTNMKQWELLKLSSQTVREKKNI from the exons ATGGAGAAGAAGACGAAGAAGGCAACTAAGCCATCGCGCGATGGTTCAGAATCTAACATCTGGTCGTTTCTTACTCAAAAGGGCACTACAGCTTCCTTCATTTGCATCACTCTCTTTGCTATTTTGGTGCGAATTGCAGTATCAATCCACCCCTATTCAGGCGCCGGAACTCCGCCTAAGTATGGAGATTACGAGGCTCAGCGGCATTGGATGGAGATCACTCTTAATCTCCCTGTTAAAGAATGGTACCGAAATAGCACTGTCAATGATCTGAAATACTGGGGTCTAGATTACCCTCCTCTTACAGCGTATCAGAGCTATATTCATGGCCTTTTCCTCAGATATTTTGATCCACAGTCAGTTGAACTCTACACTTCCCGCGGCTACGAGTCATATATTGG AAAATTGTTGATGCGGTGGACAGTGTTATTGTCCGATGTCCTAATATTTTTTCCTgctgttatttattttataattgtatattactCCGGTATTCACGAGGGGTCGAAAAGTGGTAGGCTGTGGCACTTTGCCATGATTTTATTGAATCCATGTCTCATCTTGATTGATCACGGTCATTTTCAG TATAATTGTATTAGCTTGGGGCTTACTGTTGCTGCGGTTTCTGCAATTCTATCTGATAGAGACATTGTTGGTTCAATCTTGTTCTCTTTTGCTCTTAACCATAAACAG ATGAGTGCCTATTTTGCACCTGCATTTTTTGGCTATCTCTTTGGCAAGTGCTTAAAGCGCCATAATCCTTTTCTTGAGGTCTTGAAATTGGGCTTGGCGGTATTAGGAACGTTCACTGTTCTTTGGTGGCCATATCTTTATTCTGTGGAAGCACCTTTCGAG GTTCTGTCCCGCCTAGCTCCTTTTGAGAGGGGCATATATGAGGATTATGTGGCTAACTTCTGGTGTACCACTTCAGTCATTGTGAAGTGGAAGAGGTTGTTCAGTACTCAAGCATTAAGGATTCTAAGTCTTGTTTCAACTGTTTCCACGTGTCTGCCCTCAATGCTGCTGCTAATATTGGCACCGAGCAGAAGAAACTTCCTCTTTGGACTGCTCAGCAGTTCTTTATCGTTCTACTTCTTCTCATTTCAAG TTCATGAGAAATCTATTCTGCTGCCTCTTCTTCCAGCAAGCTTCTTGGCGATTGATGAACCTCTTATTTTTCGCTGGCTAACATATTTTGCCTTGCTCTCTATGTTCCCTCTTCTAAGGCGTGATGAATTGATTCTTCCATACATTGCTTTATATGGTCTCTTTGTCCTCCTGTACAATGCACCTGTGCAAAGAGAAGACACAAGGGAGACTCGCTCTCCTTTtacaactttaaaatattttgccATCGCCTGCTCTCTTCTTCTGCATATTGTTTACTTGATGGTAACTCCACCAAGAAGGTACCCCTTCCTCTTTGAGGCAGTAATGATGCTTCTCTGCTTCTGTcagttcttttttgtttttatgtacACAAACATGAAACAATGGGAGCTCTTGAAGCTTTCCAGTCAAACAGttagagaaaagaaaaatatttag
- the LOC107012025 gene encoding ubiquitin receptor RAD23c isoform X5 — MKIFVKTLKGTHFEIEVKPEDSVADVKKNIESVQGQDVYPAAQQMLIHQGKVLKDTTTLEENKVAENSFVVIMLSKNKVSSTGTSSIPAALSNTAQPDGSTDQARQTITTPQATAAPSVTDVYDQAASNLVAGSNLESTVQQILDMGGGSWDRDTVVRALRAAYNNPERAVDYLYSGIPEQTEIPPVARAPAAPAVTAPASGQAINPAAQDASQLAVPSSGPNANPLDLFPQGLTNAGSNAGAGNLDFLRNSPQFQALRAMVQANPQILQPMLQELGKQNPHLMRLIQEHQPDFLRLINEPVEGEGNVLGQTAGAIPQAVTVTPEEREAIERLEAMGFDRALVLEVYFACNKNEELAANYLLDHLHEFDE, encoded by the exons ATGAAGATTTTCGTGAAGACTTTGAAAGGCACGCACTTCGAGATCGAAGTGAAACCGGAAGATAGC GTTGCGGATGTGAAGAAAAACATAGAATCAGTTCAGGGGCAAGATGTCTACCCTGCTGCACAACAGATGCTTATCCATCAGGGTAAAGTTCTCAAGGACACTACGACGCTTGAGGAAAATAAAGTTGCTGAAAATAGTTTTGTGGTCATTATGCTTTCCAAG AATAAGGTCTCATCAACTGGAACCTCATCTATACCAGCAGCTCTTTCAAATACG GCACAACCTGACGGTTCCACTGACCAAGCTAGACAGACGATAACAACACCTCAAGCTACTGCTGCACC TTCTGTAACAGACGTGTATGACCAAGCAGCATCAAACCTTGTTGCTGGAAGTAACTTGGAGAGCACAGTTCAACAGATTCTTGATATGGGTGGGGGAAGCTGGGATAGGGATACAGTTGTGCGTGCTTTGCGTGCAGCATATAACAATCCAGAGAGAGCTGTTGATTACTTGTATTCT GGTATTCCTGAACAAACCGAAATTCCGCCTGTTGCCCGTGCACCTGCTGCTCCTGCCGTTACTGCTCCTGCCAGTGGTCAGGCTATAAACCCTGCAGCTCAGGATGCTTCACAACTAGCAGTTCCTTCCAGTGGACCAAATGCTAATCCTCTAGATCTGTTCCCTCAG GGCTTAACAAATGCTGGTTCAAATGCCGGTGCTGGAAACTTGGATTTTTTACGCAATAGTCCACAG TTCCAGGCCCTTCGAGCGATGGTGCAAGCCAATCCGCAGATATTGCAG CCTATGCTCCAGGAGTTGGGTAAGCAAAATCCACATTTGATGCGGCTTATTCAAGAACATCAACCGGACTTCCTGCGCCTCATTAATGAACCTGTTGAAGGGGAGGG GAATGTGTTAGGGCAGACAGCAGGTGCAATACCACAAGCTGTGACTGTTACACCTGAAGAGCGGGAGGCTATTGAACGT CTTGAAGCTATGGGGTTTGATCGAGCTTTAGTATTGGAAGTATACTTTGCCTGCAACAAAAATGAGGAGCTGGCTGCTAACTATCTATTAGATCACTTGCATGAGTTTGACGAGTGA
- the LOC107010575 gene encoding IST1 homolog — protein MGFFGGKFKASKVTTLANLAISRISILKKQHHVRCSVARSDVTQLLHLGRQEDALHRVELVIKEQNTVDALTMMEKYCHLLIEKRVLIKTKGECPEELAEAISSLIYAASRWGEFPELHELREVFTSRYGNEFAAQCVELRNNCSVQPKMIPKLSRRHTGSGKRRDMLNDIAADCGITLCVEDETCHISQSKPEVNSENECAKGEEGS, from the exons ATGGGATTCTTTGGAGGAAAATTCAAGGCATCAAAAGTTACAACACTGGCTAACCTTGCCATCTCAAGGATTTCCATTCTCAAAAAGCAACACCATGTTAGGTGCTCAGTTGCTCGTTCTGATGTTACTCAACTACTACATCTTGGTCGCCAAGAAGATGCTCTTCATCGA GTCGAACTTGTTATCAAGGAACAGAACACTGTAGATGCACTTACAATGATGGAAAAATATTGCCATCTCCTAATAGAAAAAAGAGTGCTCATAAAAACTAAAGG GGAATGTCCTGAGGAGCTAGCAGAGGCAATCTCAAGCTTGATTTATGCAGCTTCAAGATGGGGAGAATTCCCAGAGCTGCATGAACTTCGTGAGGTTTTCACCTCAAGATATGGGAATGAATTTGCAGCTCAATGTGTTGAATTAAGAAATAATTGTAGCGTGCAGCCAAAG ATGATACCCAAGCTATCAAGACGTCACACAGGGTCAGGGAAAAGACGCGATATGCTTAATGATATTGCTGCTGATTGTGGTATCACTCTGTGTGTAGAGGATGAGACTTGTCACATATCACAATCAAAGCCAGAGGTTAACAGTGAAAATGAATGTGCTAAAG GTGAAGAGGGGTCTTAA
- the LOC107012025 gene encoding ubiquitin receptor RAD23c isoform X3, protein MKIFVKTLKGTHFEIEVKPEDSVADVKKNIESVQGQDVYPAAQQMLIHQGKVLKDTTTLEENKVAENSFVVIMLSKAQPDGSTDQARQTITTPQATAAPIGICLLCSPQSASESAPTPAPVPAAASSVTDVYDQAASNLVAGSNLESTVQQILDMGGGSWDRDTVVRALRAAYNNPERAVDYLYSGIPEQTEIPPVARAPAAPAVTAPASGQAINPAAQDASQLAVPSSGPNANPLDLFPQGLTNAGSNAGAGNLDFLRNSPQFQALRAMVQANPQILQPMLQELGKQNPHLMRLIQEHQPDFLRLINEPVEGEGNVLGQTAGAIPQAVTVTPEEREAIERLEAMGFDRALVLEVYFACNKNEELAANYLLDHLHEFDE, encoded by the exons ATGAAGATTTTCGTGAAGACTTTGAAAGGCACGCACTTCGAGATCGAAGTGAAACCGGAAGATAGC GTTGCGGATGTGAAGAAAAACATAGAATCAGTTCAGGGGCAAGATGTCTACCCTGCTGCACAACAGATGCTTATCCATCAGGGTAAAGTTCTCAAGGACACTACGACGCTTGAGGAAAATAAAGTTGCTGAAAATAGTTTTGTGGTCATTATGCTTTCCAAG GCACAACCTGACGGTTCCACTGACCAAGCTAGACAGACGATAACAACACCTCAAGCTACTGCTGCACC TATTGGGATTTGCTTGCTCTGCAGTCCACAATCTGCTTCTGAGTCTGCTCCTACTCCTGCCCCTGTGCCTGCTGCTGCTAG TTCTGTAACAGACGTGTATGACCAAGCAGCATCAAACCTTGTTGCTGGAAGTAACTTGGAGAGCACAGTTCAACAGATTCTTGATATGGGTGGGGGAAGCTGGGATAGGGATACAGTTGTGCGTGCTTTGCGTGCAGCATATAACAATCCAGAGAGAGCTGTTGATTACTTGTATTCT GGTATTCCTGAACAAACCGAAATTCCGCCTGTTGCCCGTGCACCTGCTGCTCCTGCCGTTACTGCTCCTGCCAGTGGTCAGGCTATAAACCCTGCAGCTCAGGATGCTTCACAACTAGCAGTTCCTTCCAGTGGACCAAATGCTAATCCTCTAGATCTGTTCCCTCAG GGCTTAACAAATGCTGGTTCAAATGCCGGTGCTGGAAACTTGGATTTTTTACGCAATAGTCCACAG TTCCAGGCCCTTCGAGCGATGGTGCAAGCCAATCCGCAGATATTGCAG CCTATGCTCCAGGAGTTGGGTAAGCAAAATCCACATTTGATGCGGCTTATTCAAGAACATCAACCGGACTTCCTGCGCCTCATTAATGAACCTGTTGAAGGGGAGGG GAATGTGTTAGGGCAGACAGCAGGTGCAATACCACAAGCTGTGACTGTTACACCTGAAGAGCGGGAGGCTATTGAACGT CTTGAAGCTATGGGGTTTGATCGAGCTTTAGTATTGGAAGTATACTTTGCCTGCAACAAAAATGAGGAGCTGGCTGCTAACTATCTATTAGATCACTTGCATGAGTTTGACGAGTGA